The window ATATTGCAGCAAACGTCGGTAGAACAATGGTGAATAATCGTTGTTTGTTTTCAACGAATTCTTTCCTTCGCTCTTTCTTCTGCTTATTAGTTTCTTTAGTTTTTCCCTTTAGTTGCCGCATTTCTACCTGtaattaaatggaaaaataaataacaaaggTCTACTGTTCAATTACAGACTAAACAGGAGTTAGTAAAACTTTCAACAAACATACTGTTCAATAATACTCTACACCATGCTGCTAATTGTAACGAAAGGTAAGGTATATTCCCTTACTTTGGTACAAGCTAATTAGTTACCGACTAATACTCATGTACTTAACATTGACCATTACTCCATGTCTATATAATcgtcaagttgaaaaaagtttatttactCTTCTCTTACCGATAATCAGTTGGAATTGTCCAAAATATGTCAGCTAACCAGCGCGGCACGCATCCAACGTGTCTGACAGATATTTGACACGTATGGTATTCACACACGTATGTACAATTCCTGGTGGCATATGGAAAGAAGCTAACGGTCATTGATTAGAGGTTACTAAGGACAGCTAACGGAATGAAGTCTGGAGCGAGTGATTCTACGACTTTCGGTGTGTTAGCCGCCATCTCTTAGCCAGTATGGAgagtttgaatttaaaatacaaaCGCTACGTACCGACCGAGTTCTCTGGAAATAACTTGGAATCTTGGACCAttcgattttctcgaaaatcgtgtcgaaacaaataataaaaaatagagagGAATTTATGAGTAATTTGGGAGGAGTTTGTTGGtggcaaaattttcaagaaattcgaAGATCGCAGGCCAACATATAGATAATCAGCCTGATGATGACTGGCTGGGCTCAGTCGAAACGGTGCagaattgcaagaaaataattttgcaattttccaGTCAATCACCTTCCCCGTCGATCGTCTTTCttaaataaagatttttcatgCAAATAACTAAATGAAATGTGTGTTCatgctaaaattttcgccaggtGTATTCTAGCGACATAATAATTCATGTTCAGCTCCAGAATCAAATCAAAACGCAAGAAATCtatgatgaaaattcaagtcgtGTCTGGTCTGAGATGGCATTTAAAACATGGACATGAGGAACGCAGCCACTGTTATTGGGGGATTGCTTAGAAAGAATgaacaaatatatttcaaacgtAGAAAAAAGACAAGTCTTTTTATTGGATACGAGGAAAGCTACATTTTAAGACGTAGGAACTTTG is drawn from Neodiprion fabricii isolate iyNeoFabr1 chromosome 3, iyNeoFabr1.1, whole genome shotgun sequence and contains these coding sequences:
- the LOC124179037 gene encoding single-pass membrane and coiled-coil domain-containing protein 4 homolog; its protein translation is MRQLKGKTKETNKQKKERRKEFVENKQRLFTIVLPTFAAIFLLIVVYVYLKTRPKPVDY